A window of the Arenibacter algicola genome harbors these coding sequences:
- a CDS encoding MerR family transcriptional regulator, with product MHIDLPEKRYYGIGEVADAFDVNTSLIRFWEKEFDVLKPKKNAKGNRKFTPQDIKNLQLIYHLVKERGFTLEGAKTHLKEDKLKTLSTFDVIQKLEKVKAELIKIKNQL from the coding sequence ATGCACATAGATCTTCCGGAAAAACGATATTATGGCATTGGTGAAGTGGCCGATGCCTTTGATGTGAACACCTCACTTATCCGTTTTTGGGAGAAGGAGTTCGATGTGCTCAAGCCTAAAAAAAACGCAAAGGGCAATAGAAAATTCACACCCCAGGACATTAAAAACCTGCAACTTATCTACCATTTGGTAAAAGAGCGCGGTTTTACCCTGGAAGGTGCCAAAACCCATTTAAAGGAAGATAAATTAAAGACTTTATCTACCTTTGATGTAATCCAAAAATTGGAAAAGGTTAAGGCAGAACTGATCAAAATTAAGAACCAACTATAA
- a CDS encoding TPM domain-containing protein gives MKYLKGSLLFLVLCSFSITVAQFKIPEKPKLQEQTSVYDYINLLSTEQKTSLEQKLIRYSDSTSTQIVTAIISSTQGENINFLGANWGHAWGIGQAKEDNGILILLARDDRKIAINTGYGIEPLLTDALSKRIIETVIIPEFKLGNYYDGLNKGADAIFDVLNGEFKEERSFDKSPGFPFQTLLPFIIFIVILIILSNKGRRGGGKGGNRKGMDLWDIIVLSNMGRGGYRSGSSGGGFGSGGGGFGGGFGGGGFGGGGSSGGW, from the coding sequence ATGAAGTATCTAAAGGGTAGTCTCTTATTCCTGGTATTATGCAGCTTCTCCATAACTGTTGCCCAATTTAAAATTCCCGAAAAACCTAAGCTTCAGGAACAAACTAGCGTTTATGATTATATAAATTTACTCTCTACCGAACAAAAAACCAGTCTGGAACAAAAGCTTATCCGTTATTCGGACAGCACTTCCACCCAGATCGTAACGGCCATTATCTCCTCTACCCAAGGAGAAAATATAAACTTTTTAGGTGCCAACTGGGGCCATGCCTGGGGAATTGGTCAGGCCAAAGAGGACAACGGTATTTTAATTTTATTGGCCAGGGACGACAGGAAAATTGCCATTAATACAGGCTATGGAATAGAGCCCCTGCTAACAGATGCCCTTTCCAAACGCATTATAGAAACTGTCATTATACCAGAATTCAAATTGGGCAACTATTACGACGGACTCAACAAAGGGGCGGATGCCATTTTTGATGTGCTCAATGGAGAATTCAAGGAAGAGCGCAGTTTCGACAAAAGCCCAGGGTTTCCATTTCAGACCTTACTCCCTTTCATTATTTTTATAGTAATCCTCATTATACTTTCCAACAAAGGAAGAAGAGGTGGCGGTAAAGGAGGCAACCGAAAGGGCATGGACCTTTGGGACATTATTGTACTCAGCAATATGGGCCGGGGCGGCTATAGATCAGGGTCTTCAGGAGGTGGCTTTGGCAGCGGAGGCGGTGGTTTCGGAGGAGGCTTCGGCGGTGGCGGCTTTGGTGGCGGTGGCTCCTCTGGGGGATGGTGA
- a CDS encoding LemA family protein, producing MKKWLIPVIILAVIGIGLYQWAVGFNNTAIKLKETSTQTWANVESAYQRRNDLIGNLVKTVQGAADFEKGTLTAVIEARAKATSVSIDPTNITPEQLAKFNEVQGGLSGALKSLLVTVERYPDLKANQNFLELQSQLEGTENRINIERNRFNESVLPYNNHIKTFPNSVLAGLFNFNELAYFKSEAGAEQAPDVNFEFN from the coding sequence ATGAAAAAATGGTTAATTCCAGTAATTATCCTTGCCGTTATAGGAATAGGTTTGTACCAATGGGCCGTAGGCTTTAACAACACAGCTATTAAACTTAAAGAAACCTCTACCCAGACATGGGCCAATGTGGAGAGCGCATACCAAAGACGAAACGATCTTATTGGCAACCTGGTCAAGACGGTACAAGGTGCAGCGGATTTCGAAAAAGGCACCCTTACAGCGGTGATAGAAGCTAGGGCAAAAGCCACCTCCGTTAGTATAGACCCCACGAACATAACCCCTGAGCAACTGGCAAAATTCAATGAGGTCCAGGGCGGACTTAGCGGTGCCCTAAAAAGTCTTTTGGTAACCGTGGAGCGTTATCCTGACCTGAAAGCCAACCAAAATTTCCTGGAACTGCAGTCCCAATTGGAAGGTACGGAAAACAGAATAAACATAGAACGAAATCGCTTTAACGAAAGCGTTCTGCCTTATAACAATCACATAAAAACCTTCCCCAATTCGGTATTGGCAGGCCTATTTAATTTTAATGAACTGGCTTACTTTAAATCGGAAGCCGGTGCAGAGCAGGCTCCAGACGTGAACTTCGAATTCAACTAA
- the der gene encoding ribosome biogenesis GTPase Der, with amino-acid sequence MSAIVAIVGRPNVGKSTFFNRLIQRREAIVDAVSGVTRDRHYGKSDWNGVEFSLIDTGGYVLGSDDVFEKEIDKQVELAIDEADAIIFMVDVESGVTGMDEDVANLLRRVNKPVFLVVNKVDNSKRAEDAVEFYSLGLGEYYTIASINGSGTGDLLDDLVKVLPEKEKEKDDLPRFAVVGRPNAGKSSFINALIGEERYIVTDIAGTTRDSIDTKYNRFGFEFNLVDTAGIRRKSKVREDLEFYSVMRSVRAIEHSDVCILMLDATRGFDGQVENIFWLAQRNNKGIVILVNKWDLVEDKETNTIKEYTQKIKEAISPFTDVPILFISVLTKQRIYKAIETAVQVYENRQKKVVTRKLNDIMLPIIENYPPPAYKDKYVKIKFCTQLPTPYPQFAFFCNLPQYVREPYKRFLENKLRENFDFTGVPVTVFMRKK; translated from the coding sequence ATGAGTGCTATAGTAGCCATTGTAGGAAGACCTAATGTAGGCAAATCAACCTTTTTCAATCGATTAATTCAAAGAAGAGAGGCCATTGTTGATGCCGTGAGTGGGGTTACGCGAGATCGTCATTACGGAAAGAGTGATTGGAACGGGGTGGAGTTTTCTTTGATCGATACCGGCGGATATGTGCTGGGGAGCGATGATGTTTTTGAAAAAGAAATAGATAAGCAGGTAGAATTGGCCATTGATGAGGCCGATGCCATCATCTTTATGGTGGACGTGGAGTCTGGGGTTACCGGAATGGATGAGGATGTAGCCAATTTGTTGAGGCGTGTAAATAAGCCTGTATTCTTGGTGGTCAATAAGGTAGATAACAGCAAAAGAGCGGAAGATGCAGTGGAGTTCTATTCCTTGGGTCTTGGTGAATATTATACCATTGCCAGTATAAATGGTAGTGGAACGGGCGACCTACTGGACGATTTGGTAAAGGTATTGCCGGAAAAGGAAAAGGAGAAGGACGACTTGCCGCGTTTTGCAGTGGTTGGAAGGCCAAATGCCGGAAAATCCTCATTTATTAATGCCCTTATAGGGGAAGAAAGATATATCGTTACCGACATTGCCGGTACAACCAGAGATAGTATAGATACAAAATACAATAGATTTGGCTTTGAGTTTAATCTGGTAGATACTGCTGGAATCCGTCGTAAGTCGAAAGTTCGCGAAGATCTTGAGTTTTATTCCGTAATGCGGTCTGTAAGGGCTATTGAGCACTCGGATGTCTGTATTCTTATGTTGGATGCTACCCGTGGTTTTGACGGACAGGTGGAAAATATATTCTGGCTGGCACAACGAAACAATAAGGGGATTGTGATCTTGGTGAACAAATGGGATTTGGTCGAGGATAAAGAAACCAATACCATTAAGGAATACACCCAGAAAATTAAGGAGGCCATTTCCCCTTTTACCGATGTGCCCATTCTATTTATCTCCGTACTTACAAAACAGCGTATCTATAAGGCTATTGAAACCGCGGTTCAGGTATATGAAAATAGACAAAAAAAGGTAGTGACCAGAAAATTGAACGATATTATGTTGCCCATTATAGAAAACTACCCACCGCCCGCCTATAAGGACAAGTATGTGAAAATTAAATTCTGCACCCAATTACCTACTCCCTATCCACAGTTTGCTTTTTTCTGTAATCTTCCGCAGTATGTAAGGGAGCCGTATAAGCGCTTTTTGGAGAATAAATTAAGGGAGAATTTCGATTTTACAGGAGTGCCGGTTACGGTATTTATGAGAAAGAAATAG
- a CDS encoding TPM domain-containing protein: protein MSKVEDFLTANEELEIVNAIVEAEKNTSGEIRVHIEPMSKKPHFERAQEVFHYLKMDNTKEENGVLIYIAVHDKKFVIYGDKGIDRVVPDNFWDNTKTILENHFKKGDFKQGIIAGILMAGKELETHFPWRHNNTNELSNEVSKG, encoded by the coding sequence ATGTCCAAAGTAGAAGATTTTTTAACGGCCAATGAGGAATTGGAAATAGTGAATGCTATTGTAGAGGCCGAAAAAAATACTTCCGGGGAAATAAGGGTCCATATTGAACCTATGTCCAAAAAACCCCATTTTGAACGGGCCCAAGAAGTATTCCACTATTTAAAAATGGACAATACCAAAGAAGAAAATGGGGTATTGATCTACATTGCAGTACATGACAAGAAGTTTGTTATTTATGGCGATAAGGGCATAGACCGGGTAGTACCCGATAATTTTTGGGACAATACCAAAACGATTCTGGAAAATCATTTTAAAAAGGGAGATTTTAAGCAAGGTATCATAGCAGGAATACTCATGGCCGGCAAGGAATTGGAGACCCATTTCCCTTGGCGACATAATAACACCAACGAATTAAGCAATGAAGTATCTAAAGGGTAG
- the alaS gene encoding alanine--tRNA ligase, whose protein sequence is MKSQEIRAKFLEFFKEKNHKIVPSAPMVIKDDPTLMFTNAGMNQFKEFFLGNSIPKYTRVADTQKCLRVSGKHNDLEEVGKDTYHHTMFEMLGNWSFGDYFKAEAIAWAWEFLTEVCKIDKDSLYVTVFEGSEDADKLDQDTEALELWTKIVAKDKILFGNKKDNFWEMGDQGPCGPCSEIHVDIRSAEEKAKVSGASLVNNDHPQVVEIWNLVFMQYNRKANGQLESLPAKHVDTGMGFERLCMVMQGVQSNYDTDVFTPIIREIETITNSKYGKDEEINIAIRVIADHIRAVSFSIADGQLPSNTGAGYVIRRILRRAIRYGFTFLNTKEPFMFLLVKVLSDTMGKSFPELKDQQQLIENVVKEEEHSFLKTLDQGLLLLDNIVAENKDKKIDGRKAFELYDTFGFPIDLTALILSERGYDLDERGFETAMKEQKDRSRSASEVSKEDWIVLAEDPQQEFVGYDNLETSVKIVKYRKVTSKKEGEQYQIVFNLTPFYPEGGGQVGDKGYLEAPNGDVVYILDTKKENNEIVHFAKNLPKDTGGKFKAVVDAKQRKRTECNHTATHLLHQALREILGTHVEQKGSAVHSKYLRFDFSHFAKLSTDELTSIESFVNARISNGLPLEEQRNVPMEKALEQGAMALFGEKYGDAVRTIRFGQSIELCGGTHVKNTADIWHFRIRSEGAVAAGIRRIEAITSDAVKDFFSESNNTLLEIKELLNNSQEPVKALTALQDENLRLKKELENLLKEKAKNLKGELLNELTKVNGIQFLAKKVDLDAAGIKDISFEMGQNRKDLFLLFASENEGKALLSCYISKELVEQRKLNAGTIVRELGKYIQGGGGGQPFFATAGGKNPAGIGEVLEKAKAYIV, encoded by the coding sequence ATGAAATCCCAAGAAATTAGAGCCAAGTTTTTAGAATTTTTTAAGGAAAAAAACCATAAAATTGTTCCTTCTGCACCTATGGTCATCAAAGATGATCCAACATTAATGTTTACCAATGCGGGCATGAATCAGTTTAAGGAGTTTTTCTTGGGAAATTCAATTCCTAAGTACACTCGTGTGGCCGACACTCAAAAATGTCTGAGGGTTAGCGGCAAGCATAACGATTTGGAAGAGGTGGGGAAGGATACCTACCACCATACCATGTTCGAAATGTTGGGGAATTGGAGTTTTGGGGACTACTTTAAGGCCGAGGCCATTGCCTGGGCGTGGGAGTTTTTAACAGAAGTGTGCAAGATTGATAAGGACAGCCTTTACGTAACGGTCTTTGAGGGAAGTGAGGATGCCGATAAATTGGACCAAGATACGGAAGCCTTGGAGCTTTGGACTAAGATAGTCGCCAAGGACAAGATTCTTTTTGGGAACAAGAAAGATAATTTTTGGGAAATGGGAGACCAAGGACCCTGTGGACCATGTTCGGAGATACATGTGGATATCCGTTCGGCCGAGGAAAAGGCCAAAGTATCCGGTGCTTCGCTAGTGAATAATGATCACCCCCAGGTCGTTGAGATCTGGAACCTGGTTTTTATGCAGTACAATAGGAAGGCCAACGGACAATTGGAATCCTTGCCGGCCAAACATGTGGATACCGGAATGGGCTTTGAACGTTTGTGCATGGTAATGCAGGGTGTGCAGTCCAATTACGATACCGATGTATTTACCCCTATAATCAGGGAGATAGAGACTATTACCAATTCCAAATATGGGAAGGATGAAGAAATAAATATTGCCATAAGGGTAATTGCCGATCATATACGTGCGGTTTCATTTTCCATTGCGGACGGACAATTGCCCAGTAATACGGGCGCGGGCTATGTAATCCGCAGAATTTTGCGAAGGGCCATTCGTTACGGTTTCACCTTTTTGAACACCAAGGAACCTTTTATGTTTCTATTGGTAAAGGTGCTTTCCGATACCATGGGGAAATCCTTTCCAGAACTTAAGGACCAGCAACAGTTAATTGAAAATGTGGTCAAGGAAGAAGAACATTCTTTTTTAAAGACTTTGGACCAGGGATTATTGTTGTTGGATAATATAGTTGCCGAAAACAAGGACAAAAAAATAGATGGTAGAAAAGCCTTCGAGCTTTATGATACCTTCGGATTTCCTATCGATTTAACAGCACTTATTTTAAGTGAAAGAGGATATGATCTGGATGAAAGAGGTTTCGAGACTGCCATGAAGGAGCAAAAGGACCGTTCCAGATCGGCATCTGAAGTGTCCAAAGAAGATTGGATCGTTCTTGCCGAGGATCCGCAGCAGGAATTTGTGGGTTATGATAATTTGGAGACCTCGGTAAAAATTGTAAAATACAGAAAAGTTACTTCCAAGAAGGAGGGAGAGCAATATCAGATTGTATTCAACCTAACCCCGTTTTATCCCGAAGGGGGAGGGCAGGTTGGTGACAAAGGGTATTTGGAAGCCCCCAATGGCGATGTGGTATATATATTGGATACCAAAAAAGAAAATAACGAGATTGTCCATTTTGCAAAAAATTTACCCAAGGACACTGGGGGCAAATTTAAGGCTGTGGTAGATGCAAAGCAACGCAAGAGAACCGAATGTAACCATACGGCCACGCATTTATTGCACCAGGCACTACGTGAAATTCTGGGGACCCATGTGGAACAAAAAGGTTCTGCTGTACATTCCAAATACCTGCGTTTCGATTTTTCCCATTTTGCCAAACTTAGTACGGATGAACTTACATCTATAGAAAGTTTTGTAAATGCCCGCATAAGTAATGGCCTGCCTTTGGAGGAACAGCGCAATGTGCCCATGGAAAAGGCCTTGGAACAAGGGGCAATGGCCCTTTTTGGGGAAAAATATGGCGATGCGGTCAGGACCATTCGTTTTGGACAATCCATAGAACTTTGTGGGGGTACCCATGTGAAGAATACTGCCGATATCTGGCATTTTAGAATTAGGTCGGAAGGGGCTGTGGCAGCGGGCATACGGAGAATAGAGGCCATAACCTCCGATGCGGTCAAGGATTTCTTTTCCGAAAGTAATAATACCCTTTTGGAAATTAAGGAACTCTTGAACAATTCCCAGGAACCAGTTAAGGCTTTGACGGCCTTGCAAGATGAAAATTTGAGGTTGAAAAAAGAGTTGGAGAACCTATTAAAAGAGAAGGCTAAAAATTTGAAGGGCGAGTTGCTCAATGAACTTACCAAAGTGAACGGAATTCAATTCTTGGCCAAGAAGGTGGATTTGGATGCCGCAGGAATAAAGGACATCTCCTTTGAGATGGGCCAGAACAGAAAGGATCTATTTTTACTTTTCGCCTCGGAGAACGAGGGCAAAGCACTTTTGTCCTGTTATATCTCCAAAGAATTGGTAGAGCAGAGGAAATTGAATGCCGGAACCATAGTTCGGGAGCTTGGAAAGTACATTCAAGGTGGCGGGGGCGGACAACCGTTTTTTGCTACCGCCGGAGGTAAAAATCCAGCTGGGATTGGCGAGGTGCTGGAGAAAGCCAAAGCTTATATAGTTTAG
- a CDS encoding M23 family metallopeptidase, whose translation MSKVKYYYDPDTLSYRKIEPRKSRRYRNIALFFLGSFLFGFLGLILLLNTNLVNTPRELSLAREVKNYELQFELLGKKMEQIENVLANIEDRDNNIYRLYFEANPIPEEQRRAGFGGVNRYKSLEGFNNSDMIIATTKRLDIIQKQMVIQSKSLDEITKLAEEKEKLLAAIPAIQPIKNEDLTRMASGYGWRSDPFTKARKMHWGMDFTSPKGTPIYASGDGTITRADNNASGYGKHIRIDHGYGYMSLYGHLSQYNVKARQKVKRGDLIGFVGNTGRSEAPHLHYEVWKDDERINPINFYYGSLTAEEFENMLKYANQENQSLD comes from the coding sequence ATGTCTAAGGTAAAATATTATTACGACCCGGACACCCTATCTTACCGTAAGATAGAACCCAGAAAATCCAGAAGATATAGAAATATTGCTCTATTTTTTCTAGGGTCATTTCTATTTGGATTTTTAGGCCTTATATTGCTCTTAAATACTAATTTGGTAAACACCCCACGCGAACTTTCCTTGGCCAGGGAGGTAAAAAATTACGAACTTCAATTCGAATTGCTGGGCAAAAAAATGGAGCAGATAGAAAATGTACTGGCCAATATTGAGGACAGGGACAACAACATCTACAGATTGTATTTCGAGGCCAACCCCATTCCTGAAGAACAGAGAAGAGCAGGATTTGGAGGTGTAAACAGGTACAAATCCCTTGAAGGCTTCAACAATTCCGATATGATCATCGCCACTACCAAAAGGCTGGATATTATCCAAAAACAAATGGTAATACAATCCAAATCACTTGATGAAATTACCAAACTGGCAGAGGAAAAAGAGAAGTTATTGGCGGCAATTCCTGCCATACAACCTATAAAAAACGAAGATCTTACGCGGATGGCATCTGGTTACGGTTGGCGATCCGACCCATTTACCAAAGCTAGGAAAATGCACTGGGGAATGGATTTCACTTCCCCTAAAGGTACTCCTATTTATGCCTCGGGCGACGGAACTATTACGCGGGCAGACAACAATGCCTCAGGCTACGGGAAACACATAAGAATAGATCACGGTTATGGATATATGAGCCTTTACGGTCATTTAAGTCAGTACAACGTCAAAGCCCGCCAAAAAGTAAAAAGGGGCGACCTCATCGGTTTTGTGGGCAACACTGGAAGATCAGAGGCGCCACACCTTCATTATGAGGTTTGGAAAGATGACGAACGCATTAACCCCATCAACTTCTACTACGGCAGTTTAACCGCTGAGGAATTCGAAAATATGTTGAAATACGCGAACCAAGAAAACCAATCCCTGGATTAA
- a CDS encoding outer membrane beta-barrel protein produces MKKFHFSILFSILFFSLSFSQDFVLSGTIVDAMTKAPLEASTVYAESIKDSTLVSYTVSDQKGVFELEGDTSLKEVNVFFSYNGYKPHYIKVKLGAQVDLGNVQLEEQAQELDAVLVVGDRVPITIKKDTLEFNADSFKTKPDASVEDVLKKLPGVEVDSDGKITVNGKEVDQVLVNGQVFFSNDPKVATKSLPKDIISKIQIMDTKTKTEEFTGEAGDGENKTINLTIKEDKNKGYLGRMAAGYGTDERYQVNGLLNYFSDKKRVSFIASSNNINNSGFSFDEIYDMVGNTSGGYSGARESGLINNFGNGITTSSNVGTSYANSEKGEYKIDANYFFGYSDSYNDQRTSRENILPDSRYFTDNVSNFEGSTNSNRGAANIDYDVDETLRVTVEPSMSINRTNSVNSNNRISTDENGDLINRNDRITVSDGHQRNFSNRFGIMKKLDTIGKMVSFNFSNDNSENVNTTNLNSIREIFGDDPSVENLDQLSEIDNKRNSYELEVEYRQPLTSKLFLEFGYEYRNDQRDNAKEVMDFDTNTNGYTDFNTALSSDFTFGNIQQSPSFGVRSDGEKLNIRADASYVMTELKNEDFLQNTSFSNSYKNLLFRTRVRYNLGKNKRIYLRYNSSLNVPSVNQLQPVPNINDPLNVVIGNPNLLPSINHGVDFNYNNYNWKDRTGIFLYTGFDIQKDRVSAISTTDDNFLRTTRYTNVDGNYSGYGGVGYSKQIKKDSLYTLKFNVRPRLSYGRQVSFTNGVELKAKSFDVTPYVSTTYNYKEQLEIEPGYGIGFNNTTYNLESVEDIKFTSQNASLRVTTYWPKNLIWGNDLKYSYNGNVGPGFRKDALFWNMSLGLQVLDDKGTLKVLAYDLLDQNINTRRTTGEDFIQDFQGTVLQQYFMASFTYKFDQFGGKKPDVGGRRGHYN; encoded by the coding sequence ATGAAGAAATTTCACTTTTCTATTCTATTTTCCATTTTATTTTTTAGCCTTTCATTTTCCCAGGATTTTGTGTTGAGCGGGACCATTGTAGATGCAATGACCAAGGCACCATTGGAAGCCTCCACGGTTTATGCGGAATCTATAAAGGATAGTACTTTGGTCTCCTATACGGTATCCGATCAAAAAGGAGTGTTTGAACTGGAAGGGGATACCAGTCTCAAGGAGGTAAATGTATTTTTCTCCTACAATGGGTACAAACCTCATTATATTAAAGTTAAACTAGGGGCTCAGGTAGATTTGGGGAATGTGCAATTGGAGGAACAGGCGCAGGAATTGGATGCTGTTCTTGTTGTGGGCGATAGGGTGCCGATCACTATAAAAAAAGACACCTTGGAATTCAATGCGGATTCTTTTAAGACAAAGCCAGATGCCTCTGTAGAGGATGTCCTGAAGAAGTTGCCCGGGGTAGAGGTGGATAGTGACGGTAAGATTACCGTGAACGGCAAGGAAGTAGACCAAGTACTGGTAAACGGACAGGTTTTTTTTAGTAACGACCCCAAGGTAGCAACCAAAAGCTTACCCAAAGACATTATAAGCAAGATCCAGATCATGGATACCAAAACCAAAACCGAGGAGTTTACGGGGGAAGCCGGGGATGGTGAAAATAAGACCATTAATCTAACCATAAAGGAGGATAAAAATAAAGGCTATTTGGGAAGAATGGCTGCAGGTTATGGTACCGATGAAAGATATCAAGTAAACGGACTGCTCAATTACTTTAGCGATAAGAAGCGGGTAAGTTTTATTGCTAGCTCCAACAACATTAACAATTCAGGATTTTCTTTTGATGAGATCTATGATATGGTGGGAAATACCAGCGGGGGCTATTCGGGAGCCCGGGAATCTGGTCTAATCAATAATTTCGGTAATGGAATAACCACTTCATCCAACGTAGGGACCAGTTATGCCAATTCTGAAAAGGGGGAATATAAGATCGATGCCAATTACTTTTTTGGATATAGCGATTCCTATAACGACCAAAGAACAAGTAGGGAAAACATCTTGCCCGATAGTAGATATTTTACGGACAACGTATCCAATTTCGAGGGTTCTACCAATTCCAACCGAGGGGCGGCAAATATAGACTATGACGTGGATGAAACCCTTCGGGTTACCGTTGAGCCTTCCATGAGCATCAATAGGACCAATTCCGTTAATAGTAATAACAGGATTTCCACGGATGAAAATGGGGATTTGATCAACAGAAATGATAGGATAACGGTCAGTGACGGACATCAAAGAAATTTTTCCAACCGTTTTGGCATTATGAAAAAGCTGGATACCATTGGAAAAATGGTCAGCTTTAATTTTTCCAATGACAATTCTGAAAATGTAAATACTACAAACCTAAATTCTATCCGGGAGATATTTGGAGACGACCCAAGTGTAGAAAACTTGGATCAACTTTCGGAGATAGACAATAAAAGAAATTCCTATGAACTGGAGGTGGAATATAGACAGCCCTTGACCAGCAAGTTGTTTTTGGAATTTGGCTATGAATATAGAAACGACCAAAGGGACAATGCCAAGGAAGTAATGGATTTTGATACCAATACTAATGGTTATACCGATTTTAATACCGCCTTGAGTTCTGATTTTACTTTCGGAAATATTCAACAGTCACCATCTTTTGGAGTGCGTAGTGATGGAGAAAAATTGAATATTAGGGCCGATGCCTCCTATGTGATGACGGAACTTAAGAATGAAGACTTTCTTCAGAATACCTCTTTTTCCAATTCTTATAAGAATTTATTGTTCAGGACTAGAGTAAGGTATAATTTAGGTAAGAACAAACGTATTTACCTTAGGTATAACTCCAGTCTAAATGTGCCATCTGTAAATCAATTACAACCTGTGCCCAATATCAACGATCCATTGAACGTGGTAATAGGGAATCCCAATTTACTGCCGAGTATTAACCATGGCGTTGATTTTAATTACAATAATTATAATTGGAAGGATAGAACCGGAATTTTTCTTTATACCGGATTTGATATCCAAAAGGATAGGGTGTCTGCTATCTCCACAACGGACGATAATTTTTTAAGGACTACCCGTTATACCAATGTGGATGGCAATTATAGCGGATACGGGGGTGTAGGGTATTCCAAGCAAATAAAGAAAGACAGTCTATATACCCTTAAATTCAATGTAAGGCCAAGATTGAGTTATGGTAGGCAGGTAAGTTTCACCAATGGAGTGGAATTAAAGGCAAAAAGTTTTGATGTTACGCCCTATGTTTCAACTACCTATAATTATAAGGAACAGTTAGAGATTGAACCCGGATATGGTATAGGCTTTAACAATACCACCTATAATTTGGAAAGTGTTGAGGATATAAAATTCACCTCCCAGAATGCCAGTCTAAGGGTTACGACCTATTGGCCCAAAAATTTAATTTGGGGCAATGATTTAAAATATAGTTATAATGGCAATGTGGGTCCAGGATTTAGAAAGGATGCCCTTTTTTGGAATATGAGCTTGGGACTTCAAGTGCTGGATGACAAGGGCACTTTAAAGGTTTTGGCCTATGACTTGCTAGATCAAAATATAAATACCCGTAGGACTACAGGGGAAGATTTTATTCAGGATTTTCAAGGTACTGTGCTGCAGCAATATTTTATGGCAAGCTTTACCTATAAGTTTGATCAGTTTGGGGGCAAAAAACCTGATGTTGGAGGTAGAAGAGGTCATTACAATTAA